The nucleotide sequence caccattttttaatcaaaaatatctaagctcaggaattaattgaggtcctacaaaaaatatcttttttttgaacattcttatagtttgtaatcatccacaagaataggatttttatcagttttgaataattaaaaaacattgtttttcacagaacattcatatgctgcttttgggtactcagagtcccaaaagagacgaaagagagCAGACAGAACATCAAAGCTTCATCTAGAGGCCACTAGATTGCTATGTTTCATCCAAGTcttggaaaaataaaaacaatcgtTAAAGGGCAAATCCTTTGAGAGCTGAGAATTTATTTACAGATCCCATGAGCCAGTCGAATCATCCTAAACATTATTCCGTCTGGTCCACGTTTGAATTCTTGGAAAAAACGATGTGGATTTTCCCGAAAAGAAAACACCAATTCCATTGAAAATGACGCAATGAGGTGGTTAAACTCGAATGGCCTCTCTCTGAATACTCCAACAAAAATACCTCGCCACTATTTACTTCCGTCAGATTGTAGTTGAGGCCgtgtggagtttttttttctgccacAGCTTTTCTGCCCATGAGGTGGAAAAGCCACCCCGGAGAAAATCGATAAATAACCCTTTCCCACAGATGCCCGCCTTTTTCTCAAATCTCCCGCGCCCAACTATGCATCCTTCAAATCTCCAACTGATTAACCCTATTCCTGGCTCAGAGACGACACGTGGCCGTGGGAGTGAGGAACCGCGAAGAGGCCAGCCATGTGCATTTTTTCCACATGACTTGAAAGGGGACTTACGCGATGGAGGATTTTGTGGTCAAAATAAATCTCATTCCCGAAGAGCAAAAATAAATCCATCTGTACCAAAAATCCATCCCACCAGACGTttcccctccaaaaaaaaaactgcacgaACCTGGGAAATTCGAGTAGTTCGTGCACTTCCATAGCAATATTGATTTGTTCACTGAATTTTTCACCCATTTGCCCAGATTTCGCGGGATTTTCAGGAAAAACTTGTCTACTCACATTGCTTTAGATGCACTCTGCTGCACAGGAAGTGCCCTATGGGATGCGTCTGTAGAGGCGGATGCTCTAGAATGGCCAATACGGCATTTTTCTGCAGTTAGCGCACTGCCCTATTTTACTTTCACCAATTGCACACCACATAACACGGTTTATTTTCACTTTCATTCCATACCAATTGGTGAGATGGACACTGGAGTTCAATGGGGACAGGTTAAAGACGCATTTTAACACCAAATACAATACACTGGGACGATTTTAAACAATCCATTAATTTGCGTTGTCGCGCAAAAACCACCGAAAAACTGACAACTAGATATatggattttattttgtgaattgacAATAGACATTTCTACAACAGATGGCGGTAGTAACGCCAAATTCTctgttttaaaatcaatttcagtTGATTTTGGAATATAAAAGAATACAGAAAACTTTGAAGCTATTATTCAAGAATTATgagaattataaatatttacacaTTTACACTAAACTCGTAATTTTGCTAAAcatatttacataaaaattagaaattcatTGAATAAATATGTATTATATTTGTTAGCTCCCACCTTTTAGATttcagatcaagaaaatttcataaagtcaaaattcacattgaaGGTTCTTAACTAAACAGCGCTCTTTTCGGGTTTAAATCCATTATAAAAACCTGTACAGTGTACAATATATTTTGTACAATATGGGTCTATATAACAACTTTTTCTATGGTAGTGAGCCACATTCACGATTCACGACCATCCGTGCGTGAACGAAAACCATTTCATGCAAATTTGGTCAAAACTGgagcgaaatttaattattgaaagAATACTATTCTGCTCGGTTCGGCTTCCCAGAGctgtaatttatataaattcaagaaatattccattgaatattaaaatcaaAAGTACTATCAAGACTATCAATTAAGccaagaatacaaaaaaaatcattatttacaTTTCAAAGCCCAGGCAAGATGCCCCTCTTAACCCTtttaaaccctttaaggacgattggaacactggtgtcccataaagaaaataatttttcctgactacctaaagtcgTTTTTTTCTTATgactgtacataattgtaaagtaaaaggttgaaggaatctagaatattttctacaagtctctagctatatttgctatgtagtaaatatttaagctcaaaaatggcgaatttttaaattctcaaattcaaaacttaaattaatttattttttatacttccaatttttttagcaaaacccttttggcaataaaaaccaCAATAatcatatgtaatatttttcattaaagcgaaaaatattattcattggtattgtcagaaaaattacttaaatttttgggctatttttgtccctatcgttcatagaagcacaaaatacaccgaatcagactctgttggactttccaaggttagatgtaagacttatcattgattatgtttctcagtttaatttgtATTGTCGATTTTCAGTCCGtgcgtaaaaagtgtctcgtcgttaaagggttaagaacgattgggtcaccgccggtgacccaaaaacaaaatttttcctaccGGGCTTCTAAAGTTTCGTTTTGCTCttaaaaatcagcaaaaaaatatttttttctgaccccagATTTTTTACCCTCTCGTCTTTAAAAGGTTAAACTTCGTACAAACAATTGACGAAAATGTTCGATAGTAGATTAAATACCTATTGCTATTAGGCTAGGCCTTAAATATGACCATCAAAACTTACATGATAAACTTACCAATagcaaaaattgcaaaagtttaAACCTGACTACGTACAACCTGAAAATGGATTTTCTATTAAGTTTTGCCTTACgatgctatcacactaggaatttcacaatttaattttaaattcaatttagcactAAGATTTCTATTACTTGAAATTTCTCACAGCGAGGACAcgttttgcaagaaatttgctcaatttttaaAGTGTCGCGAGATTTTTAATCATGAATGGCTCCGAAAaatctgttattcagaaggattCCCAAGGCCAGAAGAAAGGGTTATGGGGAAATGGGCTCATGAAGCGACTCatacagtcttattgaaaaAATCAGTCTAAAATCATACAAACAGAAGATTTCTTCACACAATAATTTCCTTCGAATGGTTTTGGAGGAACTTAGCAAATTgctcccgatactgaagcttcactccCGTACAAGTTTATGACTAAATCACTggacttatcttattttttggccaAAAATATCACTGtgcaacagcaaaaaaaatgtgatttcaaATAACCGGTATTTTAGGAGGATCCCTTGGTGTTTCCTGAGTACATGTCCGAAGACAGTTATGGTCCATTATGTCTAGTTTCTGAGCTAGATTAAGacgaaaatctttaaaaaattggcaagaaataatttatgaaattcgTTTTATCTCAAAACCGGTACATCCTGGGATGTTGGTGTCAAAGGATGACTCAAGGATGTTTGGAGGAGCACTCAAGGAAAATTATCCTGGGAACGAACCATATCCCTATCTCCTCATTTTCCCTGAAATGTTCcagattttcctcataaatcccTAAATATCCTTCAAATCCATTAAAAGGATACGACTTGCAtcgtttacaaaaatattctcctgGACAtcatacactgactgagagaaatccgaaaaagttaaaatagcattccggaaatgttaattttaccctgcagtattgatccgaaatcggtgtaaatattaccctttttatgtgcattgggggttaaagttaccttttttcatgttaattttacccttaagaaggtgcaaaattaacattaaaaaatgttgatatatttttacacctaaaaagtgttcaagttacgaggaaaaaaagttaataacaccttttttttctcagtgtaggaccaTAAAACTTACCGTTATTCAGAAATTATGCATTTGAATtacgtacagtagagtctctcaaattggaacgattggggggtatttttgacatttctcacctctcaaattcgaacgatatttttaaaattaactgaATTTATATGAGATTAAAtagcactttgaatcaaattcccgtatttTTCTCACAAGTGTTagttggtaacatacttccttttcattttattcgcacataatgtgtataaatattcagaaaacagcacagagatatgatttttaatcatccacaatacgaattttttaacataaccctacaattgacattttaaatccaaccggcgttcgaatttgagagattcagatttgagagactctactgtatatgaaCAACAgacttttctcacaaaattcaattattttatttcatatcttacCTTTCATATCttattcttaaaattataatatctGATAGATGGCCATTCTTAGTAATGATCTAGTACATTTCTGCCAAAGGGGAATCTAGGTTCTTACTTTTATACCATTTCTCGTAAGGTGCAGCAAATTGatggtattaggtgagattcttaacaatctcacctactattataatcctaccaaaatttcatgtcctccaatcgggctcaaactttgcaaaaatgatcattttctttttcatcatTTCCAGATCACGAATTATATAAGTGGCTAAGTcagtccgattttgtcgtttagtgtaagaaagttaatttttattcgatatttttttgcaaagaccCAAAACCAATCGTTTTTTTGACACATCGACGCCGATCTATTAATTTCTGACACATCGGCACCGATTTGTCAATTTTTACAGACGCTATGATTATATTTATCTATTTCACgcagctttttttatttaacattagGGAGAAGTAGGTCACttttaaaattgagattttttacctatttttacataaaattgagcattatcgtgatataatttagcttctcaatttgtgcagctaaattatatcacgataaggctcaatttttcttaaaaataggtcaaaaatcccaatttcaaaggtgccccacttccccctacttccataaaagtttaaaaaaggtCCCTTCCTATTCTAATTGAAAggcaaatatatttttctcaacATTTTATTCAGTAATTTCACATCTATACATATTTACACCATTTTGTATGATGAATTTAGTGTTTTCTTGACATATTTTCTAATTCACGTAATACTTTTTTCTCATGTATTGTCTAATAAATACATACTAGgatacactttttttttcaataataagaGAAGAACAGTGTTAATATTATCCCAtaccatatattttttttaattgtgtttttttttcttcaataattctttACAATTACATTTCATCTACATTTATTTTATAACATTACAATGTTTTTGTTTTCTGAATTATTACacaatgcaaatatttaaatgttgttttttttctgcaatgaACGACAAcgtgaaaaaaagttttcaagATCCTGGAAAAAGGGGGCAAATACCAAATCAATTGAAAGTTGGaatcaattggaaattttttgttttaataaaacaattttgtaaCAAGATGTGTTTTTGCAGAATTCGAAGTGATCGTCAGGTCGCGAGAATATCACTGATTATTTTCTAATCTTTTACATTTCcaggagaaacaaaaaaaaataaacaattttaaaatgaaatcaaataaaaaagggACAAACGTCAAAttatgcaaaaacataaaatcacTGTAAACAAACCACAATTGAGTCACTCAATCATCGAATTGCTTTGAAACTGGCAGCAAAGTTCGCACAAGACGAATCGGATGTTGATTGAACCTTTGGGTTCTGTGATTCCTTCTCTAGCACAACTTTGGTGACTGCAAAGCAAGATGCTGTTGACAATTGCGCAAGTCAATTGTGAGTTTCAGATGGCAGCATTTGGAGTTGGAATCTCCATAATTTTCACCtcacttttgggattttattttatttttattttttggaagaatcaaaaaaaatttaagggaATTCATTACAGTGCCCGGGGAATGTGTGGAATTTTGAAGCGTTCGTTTTCTTTAacttgtattattattattttttttttaataatgatgGGATAATGTTGACTGGGGAGGAGCGTAGATGTGCCTCCTTAATCCGTGAATTTACGATTGGCATTGCGACCAAAGAGTGCAGTACGCACAGCTGGCAGCAATTGAGCCGAAATGAGCTCCAAGCGGGACTCCAGGGTATTGGGCACACGAATGCGCCCATTGAGGGCAGACAATTCAATTCCCCCACAAGCATCAGCTGGTAGGTAATTTTCCGTGTCGAGTGTCACTACGACATCCTTACCAATCTGATCTTTGTACTCCTCAACAGAACGCGGCAGGACACTCTGCACAATATTCTGATCCACTTGGCGTGTCTTCACAAGCACATTTGGCTCCATAAGCTTCACCAAGGGAAATAGttattcaaaaaaattcttacaaaacaaaaattttcccTATTAAACTTACTTGGAACAATCCCTGAACAATAAGTGTGCGAAGAACGTCACCATATTTGGCCGGATCTTTCGTGACCTCGCCCAGACGTCGTCTTGCCTCATCGAGTAAATTTCTCACATGATCCTCACGAACTTTGAGCACCTAAGAGCATAGTGTTCAATTTTCAACTAATTCTTTAAGTTAGTGCGCAAACCTAGTCAGAGGTCTTGATGGTCTTGATCATAAATACTAGAAAACATTTCAGATTATTACTTCGGCTTCTGTATTCAGAAGACCGGAATGTGTCTCGGATGAAGGAGAATGGTATGTTGTATGAGATAATTGGTATTGCCCATAACTAAATTCCTAGTCTTAACTAAATTATACCCGAATTAAATAGACAGACAGTAAAGATAACCAAGACCTTTACTGGATCAGTTTATATAGAACTGACTCTACGACTTTTGAAAATGATCGAACCAGTGActtaagtggtcttcagactagaggtttagcccagttcccaaaagtCCCAAAATCTTTattagcaaccaattttattagcttttagaatttaATGAATCACTTTCTCTTAGtatccaattctaagtcaacATTTTACCCAAAATCTTTACTTatgaggaattagagaagttaagccatatggctaagtcttaggtcagAAACCTGTATTAGATGCTacacttcaaaagtactttcgtatcatttactatttaccggttcacaaccgatttgaaccgatttatgattcattcaaaagatcccaaAAGCTCAGGAAtaatacaattatttttgaacaaaaatgacttattggttcataacccATTCATAACCTGTTCATAAGCGATTGGAACTGATTCAtaattatcagaaattccaaaaccttttcaacgagtccaaacatgaccctattcggttgaaaaatatgctATTTCGAACCTTTCtaattttgaccttgaaaaaatctGTTATTAGGAATTGTTCAACGGGATTTACATAATGGACACAATGTCCTTCCAGGTATTCtctaaaacataaataaaaaaagaaaatcgcaacacgcgttttcgagcaattccaaaaacctggttttggatgggaaatgaggggcatgttaatggttccacgatcgacttatggggtcccccaaaggtcccaagtctctatatctaaccgtttggcctctagacatGGTAACGATCGGACAGACAAACAGAGTGATATCAAAAATCTCGAATCTTCAGATTTCCGAAATCTACCAAAATAGGGGGTAAGGAGACGAATATGTGTATAACTGAAAAACGAGGGATTGTTTTTATACATATAATctgtggagttcaagcagtaaagtGAACCGGATGGACAAATATAATTGTAACGGATTTCGATATGAAAACTTCACTAGATAATATTCATTGCCATTGATTCAAAATATTAAACCGGTTACCCTAATAAAGCCGAgacacggcttaacgtaattgtaatcagaCTCATGATTTGAGTAAATTTCCATCACTTTCTCACTAACTTAGAGCCTTCTCGGCTTAATccaagagacggattagtcagaaactgatggaaatgtaatctgatcaatattttgattataattacgttaagtaaTCTCTTGGCTCAAGTCgcaaatgtgtctagggcataagactagTAGGCTATTTCTTTCAAGACCCATAGATCTATTTCGTCATTATTATATATTACGTAATAAGTATATTACCGTACGTTAACATCCCTATACAGTCGGCCTACAAATTTATGATtctggaaaatttgaaaaccgtAAAGTGGTATTTTTCTCATTGAAATAATGAAATGAATTTCACCTGCTCCTAGTCTATTGAAAAGAGTCGTAGAGGACATTTACATCGTCACATtagattgaaatttattttaactttgtcGATGTAAACGGCAAATCCAATATGACCCCTTGTATCGAATTGgatcactaagaaaaaaaaaacctaaaaagttaaaacaactctatggcagagttgaattaactctacgaatatcgatgtaattgttactctttttcgttgtaaattttagtaaatagatttgaaacaactcttcgtgcgagttgaattaattcgtcggatatcgatgtaagtatttcatctcgactgaagatgcttaagtgttttcgttttaagaatatacttcagttaaGAAGATtatcgtgtgacaaagttcataaggaacatcaatttgaaatatgcctaacagtgcttcatgaagacatgtgcttgcatcatacatgatatttcgctcggaacatagggaacttggggtcaagaaaatattaataaagaacatgataaaataaaaaaaataaaaaaataaaattgcaaaacatattcattttgggatttgaatttaaatctaaaaaaaaaaatttaactcttgaaacgagttattttcagtcttaaaaaagagtcatttacactcttttgtcatgtactttttaggaaagaaaaagttaaaacaactcttccgaatattacacctaaatagaagtaaaatcaactctaaaatatagtcaATCGAaaattacaacgaaaaagagttaattcaacatcgattcgagtaaattttactcgattatttttctgagtgattggatttaaccctttaaggacgattgaaacaccggtgtcccataaagaaaataatttttcctgactacctaaagtcatTTCTTTCTTATgactgtacataattgtaaagtagaaggtttaaggaatctagaatattttttgcaagtctctagctattttcaatgtagtaaatatttaagctaaaaaatggcgaatttttaaattctcaagttcacaattgattttttttaaatacacaaattcattattgattttatttattttttatactttcaatttttttt is from Phlebotomus papatasi isolate M1 chromosome 1, Ppap_2.1, whole genome shotgun sequence and encodes:
- the LOC129805500 gene encoding V-type proton ATPase subunit E, producing MALSDADVQKQIKHMMAFIEQEANEKAEEIDAKAEEEFNIEKGRLVQQQRLKIMEYYEKKEKQVELQKKIQSSNMLNQARLKVLKVREDHVRNLLDEARRRLGEVTKDPAKYGDVLRTLIVQGLFQLMEPNVLVKTRQVDQNIVQSVLPRSVEEYKDQIGKDVVVTLDTENYLPADACGGIELSALNGRIRVPNTLESRLELISAQLLPAVRTALFGRNANRKFTD